A DNA window from Calliphora vicina chromosome 1, idCalVici1.1, whole genome shotgun sequence contains the following coding sequences:
- the LOC135955182 gene encoding lectin subunit alpha-like — translation MHTSYANNKFYIDLELQYTWFESLAACLKMNMTLVDIDTNAKIREVSLTINDIQKNNNNNNIGDDYYVWIGAVRKQLPKNHFVWLPNGEKYVFNNKFNNKPDFQDSSDYCVELRVSPNWKWRDNSCSLKNGFVCEYSTGSKHQEQLQLLEGPKLKTRKELEELLQKELEQNQQLQQDLKNQQEEYRLQLQKLVVQNFETQGKLIQALQDKLDLKDELKLQHDLQHQLQQQTQQLKEQKLKLETDLQAEIIKQENRKQQETKEREKS, via the exons ATGCATACATCATATGCaaataataagttttatatagatTTGGAGCTACAG TACACTTGGTTTGAAAGTCTAGCTGCCTGCTTAAAAATGAACATGACTTTGGTGGATATTGATACAAATGCAAAAATCAGAGAAGTGAGTCTGACAATCAatgatatacaaaaaaataataataataataatattggtGATGACTATTATGTCTGGATTGGTGCAGTTCGAAAACAACTTCcgaaaaatcattttgtttgGCTTCCAAATGgcgaaaaatatgttttcaacaATAAGTTTAACAATAAACCTGATTTCCAAGACAGTAGTGACTACTGTGTTGAATTGAGAGTGTCGCCGAACTGGAAATGGCGTGACAACTCCTGTTCATTAAAGAATGGTTTCGTTTGTGAATACAGTACAGGCAGCAAACATCAAGAGCAACTGCAGTTATTGGAAGGGCCAAAACTAAAAACTCGCAAAGAACTAGAGGAGCTTTTACAAAAAGAATTAGAGCAGAATCAACAGTTACAGCAAGATCTTAAAAATCAACAAGAGGAATATCGCCTGCAGTTACAAAAACTTGtagttcaaaattttgagacGCAAGGTAAACTTATACAGGCTTTACAGGATAAGTTAGATCTGAAAGATGAACTAAAACTGCAACATGATTTACAACATCAACTTCAGCAACAGACGCAACAacttaaagaacaaaaattaaaacttgaaacGGATTTACAAGCAGAAATAATTAAACAGGAGAATCGAAAGCAACAAGAGACGAAAGAACGGGAGAAATCATAa
- the LOC135951726 gene encoding lithostathine-like: protein MSLVEMKTSAKSLELNTLIKSVYENNNITGNYLWIGGIRNELPTENFHWHTTGEQFTYTDWIGDYPNYGSSLQACVEMELAFDWKWRNYDCSARNGFVCEFNKEKIVKKEDLKVENLKLQKELIKQQKEHQEQLQKLKEQYLDLQNSSRYINIYFNNIYSN, encoded by the coding sequence ATGTCTCTAGTGGAAATGAAGACGAGTGCAAAGTCTCTGGAACTGAACACATTGATTAAAAGtgtttatgaaaataataatattactgGTAATTATCTTTGGATAGGTGGCATTCGGAACGAATTACCAACTGAAAACTTCCACTGGCATACAACGGGTGAACAATTTACATACACTGATTGGATTGGCGATTATCCAAATTACGGTAGCAGTCTACAAGCTTGTGTTGAAATGGAGTTAGCTTTTGATTGGAAATGGCGTAACTATGACTGTTCCGCAAGAAATGGTTtcgtatgtgaattcaacaaagaaaaaatagttaaaaaggaaGATTTAAAAGTTGAGAACCTTAAGTTACAAAAAGAACTAATAAAGCAACAAAAGGAACATCAGGAGCAGTTACAGAAACTTAAAGAACAATATTTAGATCTACAAAATAGTTCTCGTTatatcaatatatattttaataacatttattcCAACTAA
- the LOC135955278 gene encoding lectin subunit alpha-like, which produces MHTSYANNKFYIDLELQYTWFESLAACLKMNMTLVDIDTNAKIREVSLTINDIQKNNDFYVWIGAVRKQLPKNHFVWLPNGEKYVFNNKFNNKPDFQDSSDYCVELRMSPNWKWRDNSCALMNGFVCEYSTGSKHQEQLQLLEGPKLKTRKELEELLQKELEQNQQLQQKLKNQQEEYRLQLQKLVVQNFETQGKLIQALQDKLDLKDELKLQHDLQHQLQQQTQQLEEQKIKFQTDLQAEIIKQQETKEREEP; this is translated from the exons ATGCATACATCATATGCaaataataagttttatatagatTTGGAGCTACAG TACACTTGGTTTGAAAGTCTAGCTGCCTGCTTAAAAATGAACATGACTTTGGTGGATATTGATACAAATGCAAAAATCAGAGAAGTGAGTCTGACAATCAatgatatacaaaaaaataatgacttttatgtCTGGATTGGTGCAGTTCGAAAACAACTTCcgaaaaatcattttgtttgGCTTCCAAATGgcgaaaaatatgttttcaacaATAAGTTTAACAATAAACCTGATTTCCAAGACAGTAGTGACTACTGTGTTGAATTGAGAATGTCGCCGAACTGGAAATGGCGTGACAACTCCTGTGCATTAATGAATGGTTTCGTTTGTGAATACAGTACAGGCAGCAAACATCAAGAGCAACTGCAGTTATTGGAAGGGCCAAAACTAAAAACTCGCAAAGAACTAGAGGAGCTTTTACAAAAAGAATTAGAGCAGAATCAACAATTAcagcaaaaacttaaaaatcaaCAAGAGGAATATCGCCTGCAGTTACAAAAACTTGTAGTACAAAATTTTGAGACGCAAGGTAAACTTATACAGGCTTTGCAGGATAAGTTAGATCTGAAAGATGAACTAAAACTGCAACATGATTTACAACATCAACTTCAGCAACAGACGCAACAACTtgaagaacaaaaaataaaatttcaaacggATTTACAAGCAGAAATAATTAAGCAACAAGAGACGAAAGAACGAGAGGAACCATAa